The following are encoded together in the Bacillus sp. V2I10 genome:
- a CDS encoding beta-L-arabinofuranosidase domain-containing protein, translated as MKYYRKITASTLSVLMLGSSLFTSQATYAADNLEASKVLSLPFEENLVDSSGEGNNGTIIGSNYSYVDGVNGGKALKLSGNTAVNLGKSATLQPSDVTASFWFKPNEKMTGEQMIMWNKTVWYSDGWYLGSENDNKPLVMSLGSSDANKQPYKVSVIGSRAEFFPVDAWTHVAVTYDSETKNVSIYRNGIKQKTTVDYSYGKDGADGIITSDETTQKSIGYNGPTYNGAYGKYSIDNFELYSHAGSNEDIISLYEEQSGTTFDYELIAKQDAEAISVPEKATVNIPLPSKGSSGSTITWTSDNEEVIESSGTVHRPAAGESDAEVTLSATVTYKNKSVTKNFSVIVPAKAVSDTLQEVEMTNVILTDEYYTNAFDKEIDYLLSLEADKLLSAFRTTSGLEAKASIYGGWEDTEIRGHTLGHYLSAISTAYVNATGEDKTLLKERMDYMINELAEVQDANGNGYVSAFPTSFLDRVENGQAVWVPWYTIHKVLAGLISVAEYGENEKALEVAEGFGEYIYSRTSTWDQAKKERVLKVEYGGMNDSLYDLYIFTGNDHFLKAAEKFDEDSLFDSLYNNQDVLNGKHANTTIPKVIGALKRYTALEEAESEEYYLTVAENFWEMVVNNHSYLTGGNSENEHFGEPGILNTERTNVNNETCNVYNMLKLSRELYKITKDKKYADYYENAHTNAIMASQNPETGMSMYFQPMATGFFKVFSSAIYHFWCCTGTGMENFTKLNDSIYFTDQDSVYVNMYLSSVLTLKDKNLKLTQESQLPNTGAGDKSTGKVTFTINTNGSTNTALKFRIPDWASSNPKLEINGEPITDYTIDEGYIVLKQNWTDGSIVTLDFPMEVKLYDLPDDQNTVAFKYGPVVLSAGLGTNNMTTSQHGVNVLKPNKDTAARDFITIEGTDIKTWKENITKNLVKTEGKLEFTLRGTDADDGILTFTPHYERYEDRYGIYFELITADSESYQKSILLSKEKGRAENATISSVIVANDQYELAANRQTLNSTTGIHNGSSYRDARAGGYFSYDMEVNPESANYIYSTYFSGDVGRTFDIFVDDKKLVTEVIENKNPGDFYTQTHKITQELVDKSRTKIVQETDNNGNPVEREIHYVTVKFASNGGFVGGIFDIFRVITDYKTNSNLESLSFDQGTLSKSFDPEVTEYTLTVPSTADSVNMSVAPQDEYGLVYVGDILINDKMERNISLKENTTDLVITSKAEDHKTSKQYTIHIVKGENDTTPPEGHFTINSEAKYTNNPKVTLTLDAQDETSGVDTVRFSTDSENWTDWETYTTTKEVTLPSSDGEKTVFVEFKDQAGNISETYQQKIILDTTAPVIKFTGYQDTYSVDSSINMTCSITDELSGIASKECENVKRPAYEFELGINKVTASATDNAGNTAKVDIKFTVIVDFDSLSRLTEDFVTKKEVAHSLTEKLQSAKESAVKGNNKAMTGQLNAYENQLNAQSGKSITDQQAKILISLLRKL; from the coding sequence ATGAAGTACTACCGAAAAATAACAGCTTCTACACTATCTGTTCTAATGCTAGGGTCTAGTTTATTTACTAGTCAAGCTACATATGCAGCAGACAATTTGGAAGCTTCAAAAGTACTTTCCCTTCCATTCGAAGAAAATTTAGTAGACAGCTCTGGAGAGGGAAACAATGGAACGATAATTGGATCTAATTATTCTTATGTAGATGGAGTAAATGGTGGAAAAGCATTAAAGCTTAGTGGCAACACTGCTGTTAATCTTGGGAAAAGTGCAACACTTCAGCCATCAGATGTAACAGCGTCATTTTGGTTTAAGCCAAATGAAAAAATGACCGGTGAGCAAATGATTATGTGGAATAAAACCGTTTGGTATAGTGATGGGTGGTACTTAGGATCAGAAAATGATAATAAGCCACTTGTTATGTCCCTAGGATCATCCGATGCAAATAAACAACCATATAAAGTAAGCGTTATCGGTTCAAGAGCAGAGTTCTTTCCTGTTGATGCTTGGACACATGTGGCAGTTACTTATGATAGTGAAACAAAAAATGTTAGTATTTACAGAAATGGTATTAAACAAAAAACTACCGTTGACTATTCATATGGTAAAGATGGAGCAGATGGCATCATAACCTCAGACGAAACGACACAAAAATCTATCGGTTATAATGGTCCGACATATAATGGTGCTTATGGTAAGTATTCAATTGATAATTTTGAACTGTACAGTCATGCAGGAAGTAATGAAGATATTATTTCTTTGTATGAAGAACAGTCAGGAACCACATTTGATTATGAACTTATTGCCAAACAGGATGCAGAAGCAATTTCTGTGCCAGAAAAAGCAACAGTTAATATACCTCTTCCTTCAAAAGGATCATCTGGTTCAACAATCACTTGGACATCTGATAATGAGGAAGTAATCGAATCAAGTGGAACCGTTCATAGACCTGCAGCAGGTGAGAGTGATGCTGAGGTGACCTTGTCGGCGACTGTCACTTATAAGAATAAGTCTGTTACAAAGAATTTTTCAGTAATAGTACCTGCAAAGGCAGTATCAGATACTTTACAGGAAGTTGAGATGACTAATGTTATTCTAACTGACGAGTATTATACGAATGCATTTGATAAAGAAATAGACTATTTATTATCTTTGGAAGCTGACAAACTACTGAGTGCATTCCGAACAACTAGTGGACTTGAAGCAAAAGCGTCAATTTATGGGGGATGGGAAGATACAGAAATACGTGGTCATACATTAGGTCATTATCTTTCTGCTATTTCTACTGCTTATGTAAATGCAACAGGAGAGGACAAAACTCTTTTAAAAGAGCGGATGGACTATATGATTAACGAATTGGCAGAGGTTCAGGATGCAAATGGAAATGGCTATGTATCTGCATTTCCAACTTCCTTCTTAGATCGAGTTGAAAATGGTCAGGCAGTTTGGGTTCCATGGTATACGATTCACAAGGTTCTAGCTGGTTTGATAAGTGTTGCCGAATATGGTGAAAATGAAAAAGCTCTAGAGGTTGCAGAAGGATTTGGCGAATATATTTATAGCCGTACCTCCACTTGGGATCAAGCAAAGAAAGAAAGAGTACTTAAGGTAGAATACGGTGGAATGAATGATAGTCTATATGATTTATACATCTTTACAGGAAATGACCATTTTCTGAAGGCAGCGGAGAAATTCGATGAGGATAGCCTTTTTGATTCTCTTTATAATAATCAAGATGTTTTAAATGGCAAGCATGCCAATACGACAATTCCAAAAGTAATTGGAGCATTAAAACGTTACACTGCTTTAGAGGAAGCTGAAAGTGAAGAGTATTACTTAACAGTTGCTGAAAACTTCTGGGAGATGGTAGTTAATAATCATTCTTATCTTACAGGTGGAAATAGTGAAAATGAGCATTTTGGCGAACCTGGAATCCTAAATACAGAGCGTACAAATGTAAACAACGAAACTTGTAATGTTTATAACATGTTGAAATTATCAAGAGAGCTATACAAAATTACAAAAGATAAAAAATACGCAGATTACTATGAAAATGCACATACCAATGCCATAATGGCTTCCCAAAACCCAGAAACTGGAATGTCGATGTACTTCCAACCTATGGCTACAGGTTTCTTTAAAGTGTTTAGCAGTGCAATCTATCATTTCTGGTGCTGTACAGGAACAGGTATGGAGAACTTTACAAAACTAAATGACAGTATTTATTTTACTGACCAAGATAGTGTTTATGTGAATATGTATCTTTCTTCAGTACTCACATTGAAAGACAAAAACTTAAAACTAACCCAAGAATCTCAGCTCCCGAATACTGGTGCCGGTGATAAATCAACTGGGAAAGTTACATTCACGATCAATACCAATGGTTCTACAAATACAGCGTTAAAGTTTAGAATTCCTGATTGGGCTTCGTCTAACCCTAAACTAGAAATCAATGGTGAACCTATAACAGACTATACGATTGATGAAGGTTATATTGTATTAAAACAAAATTGGACAGATGGCTCTATCGTAACTTTAGATTTTCCAATGGAAGTTAAATTATATGATCTTCCAGATGATCAAAACACAGTTGCCTTTAAATATGGTCCAGTTGTTTTGAGTGCAGGATTAGGTACAAATAATATGACTACTAGTCAACATGGTGTCAATGTATTAAAACCAAACAAAGATACTGCTGCAAGAGATTTTATAACGATTGAAGGCACAGATATCAAGACATGGAAAGAGAATATCACAAAGAATCTTGTCAAAACAGAAGGCAAACTTGAATTTACATTAAGAGGAACCGATGCAGATGATGGCATCCTTACTTTTACACCTCATTATGAAAGATATGAAGACCGATATGGTATCTATTTTGAACTGATTACTGCTGATTCAGAAAGTTATCAAAAATCCATACTCCTTTCAAAGGAAAAAGGCAGAGCAGAGAATGCCACGATCAGTTCTGTCATTGTGGCTAATGATCAGTATGAGTTGGCTGCAAACCGTCAAACTCTGAATTCGACAACTGGAATTCATAATGGAAGTTCATACCGAGATGCAAGAGCAGGTGGATATTTTAGTTATGATATGGAAGTTAACCCAGAATCTGCAAACTATATATATTCAACTTACTTTAGTGGTGATGTAGGACGAACATTTGATATCTTTGTTGATGATAAAAAGCTAGTAACGGAGGTTATTGAGAATAAAAATCCAGGTGACTTTTATACTCAAACACATAAAATCACACAGGAATTAGTTGATAAAAGTAGAACAAAGATCGTTCAAGAAACAGATAATAACGGAAATCCTGTCGAAAGAGAAATTCATTATGTCACGGTTAAATTTGCTAGCAATGGAGGTTTTGTTGGCGGAATATTCGATATTTTCAGAGTTATCACTGACTATAAAACTAACTCTAATTTAGAGAGTTTGTCCTTTGATCAAGGAACTTTATCGAAGTCTTTTGATCCTGAAGTCACAGAATATACACTAACTGTTCCATCAACAGCAGATTCTGTGAATATGTCTGTAGCACCGCAAGACGAATATGGCTTAGTTTATGTTGGGGATATTCTGATAAATGATAAAATGGAACGCAATATATCATTGAAAGAAAACACAACCGATCTTGTGATTACTTCAAAAGCAGAAGATCATAAGACTTCAAAACAATATACCATTCATATTGTTAAAGGTGAAAATGATACTACACCTCCGGAAGGTCATTTTACAATTAATTCAGAAGCTAAGTATACAAATAACCCAAAGGTAACTTTGACACTTGATGCACAGGATGAAACAAGTGGAGTTGATACAGTACGCTTTTCAACAGATTCAGAGAATTGGACAGATTGGGAAACGTATACAACGACAAAAGAAGTAACGTTACCGTCTAGCGATGGTGAGAAGACAGTATTTGTTGAATTTAAAGATCAGGCTGGAAATATCAGTGAAACCTATCAACAAAAGATTATACTTGATACAACTGCCCCTGTGATAAAATTCACTGGCTATCAGGATACTTATTCTGTTGATTCTTCTATTAATATGACATGTAGTATAACCGATGAGTTGTCTGGTATTGCTTCAAAAGAATGTGAAAATGTTAAAAGGCCAGCCTATGAATTCGAATTAGGAATAAATAAAGTAACTGCTTCAGCAACTGATAACGCTGGTAATACAGCGAAAGTTGACATCAAATTTACAGTGATTGTTGATTTTGATAGTTTAAGTAGACTAACGGAAGATTTTGTTACGAAAAAAGAAGTAGCTCATTCATTGACGGAAAAGCTACAATCAGCAAAGGAATCAGCTGTAAAGGGTAATAATAAAGCGATGACTGGTCAACTAAACGCCTACGAAAATCAACTAAATGCTCAAAGCGGAAAATCTATTACTGACCAACAGGCAAAAATTTTAATTTCATTGTTAAGAAAGCTCTAA
- a CDS encoding glycoside hydrolase: MLQEMFIKRLLINCLILVLVVGSILPVLPTMTNAEEGENELILDSEQIKLDPSYQHEPFDGWGTALVWFANVTGGWPDELRNELADDLFGKEGLNFNIARYNIGGGDSPETEPYMRKGAAVPGYWNRPAEYSPPEGNTDEWTEQENWWNPENPEHWNLEADANQRWWVSAAKARGADTFEAFSNSPPYFMTQSGYVSGNWNSWDDNIKPDQFQHFASYLTTIVEHLQKDMDVEFQTLSPVNEPNTGYWRAKGRQEGSNWSPASQAKIINEVKKQLDEKGLSTIVSGMDETNPQKFRQNWEQYDSITRNNIGQLNVHTYGPTQQIGARDIAKGAGKKLWMSEVDLSSGAQNHEDIKPGLALSQRITTDIQQLESEAWVLWQSIEDEVNMSPEHENGNWGLIQVDFDPADFENVKIYKNKKYYAMGNYSKFIRPGYQVISSNSSDSLAAINKDDNSVVVIYTNSTTEEKAINFDLSGFETVEANAKATPYVTSNTENLAQKSDVMISGNELSAVVQPQSITTFVVSGVSGVNKDHAFLNNNETYKFINKNSGKVLDIGQDGKSIVQKTNIRDEESQNFSIQKITDGNSTQEIYRIVNIDSGSVLSDINGSITLQDYENKSNQKWMLSTYGNGEYTFINVQSKNLIEVGGESKEEGAKVGLWKPTAGNHQIWKLVKAGITKVEPVDVVVTKKKTAPELPDEVTTIYGDGEKVQKKVVWDTINPELYANENIFKVEGTVEGTTIKAVATITVSKIESIQPIKIKTTPGKAPVLPSKVTAKLKSGTFGKVPVEWNEIDQNQYADFGKFSVKGSISKSPVKAIANIQVTQPALENLAVKPSSSENEYPKVSASFTGQWDSTSNVNDGIISSARWTNWDPNSWREEDWVAIEFDKAETVSQVKFHFYDDNGGTRPADSLRLEYLDGTEWKEIEGTQTDVQDKELTIDFIQIETKHIRAVMKAKEGACIAISEMEVLGIGENQIPGQGSDATLESIIINGKQVKEFDKDTYNYHVEITKNQQEIPTIETVTNDLFATYQIETPSSLNGEAIITVNSEDGKNHAKYTVTFSEKN, translated from the coding sequence ATGTTGCAAGAAATGTTTATTAAGAGATTACTAATTAATTGTTTGATCTTAGTCCTTGTAGTAGGAAGTATCTTACCTGTCCTACCTACTATGACTAATGCAGAGGAGGGGGAGAATGAATTGATTCTTGATTCAGAGCAAATAAAACTAGATCCTAGTTATCAACATGAACCATTTGATGGTTGGGGAACAGCTCTTGTATGGTTCGCGAATGTTACAGGTGGATGGCCTGATGAATTAAGAAATGAGCTTGCTGATGATCTCTTTGGTAAGGAAGGACTGAATTTTAATATTGCCCGCTATAATATTGGTGGTGGTGATTCTCCTGAGACAGAGCCTTATATGCGTAAAGGTGCAGCAGTTCCAGGATATTGGAATCGTCCAGCAGAATACAGCCCACCAGAAGGTAACACAGATGAATGGACAGAGCAGGAAAACTGGTGGAATCCGGAAAATCCTGAGCATTGGAACTTGGAAGCTGATGCTAACCAACGCTGGTGGGTTAGTGCTGCTAAAGCCAGGGGAGCTGATACCTTTGAAGCATTTTCAAACTCACCGCCATATTTTATGACTCAAAGTGGTTATGTATCAGGTAACTGGAATTCATGGGATGACAATATTAAACCAGATCAATTTCAACATTTTGCTTCATACTTAACAACAATAGTAGAGCATTTACAAAAGGACATGGATGTTGAATTTCAAACTCTTTCACCTGTAAATGAGCCAAATACTGGCTATTGGAGAGCAAAAGGCAGACAGGAAGGATCAAACTGGTCTCCAGCTTCACAAGCTAAAATTATTAATGAAGTAAAAAAGCAATTGGATGAAAAAGGTCTTAGTACAATTGTATCAGGAATGGACGAAACGAATCCACAAAAATTCAGACAAAACTGGGAGCAATATGATAGCATAACGAGAAATAACATTGGACAGTTAAACGTGCATACATACGGTCCTACACAGCAGATTGGTGCAAGAGATATTGCAAAGGGAGCAGGGAAAAAACTGTGGATGTCTGAGGTGGATCTTAGTTCTGGTGCACAAAATCATGAAGATATAAAACCAGGTCTTGCATTATCACAGCGAATTACGACTGATATTCAGCAATTGGAATCAGAAGCATGGGTGCTTTGGCAGTCAATTGAAGACGAAGTGAATATGAGCCCAGAACATGAAAATGGCAACTGGGGACTTATCCAAGTTGATTTTGATCCAGCTGATTTTGAAAACGTAAAAATCTATAAAAATAAAAAGTACTATGCAATGGGGAATTACAGTAAGTTTATTCGACCAGGCTACCAAGTCATTAGTTCAAATAGCAGCGATTCATTAGCCGCAATTAATAAAGATGACAATTCAGTTGTTGTTATCTATACAAATTCAACCACAGAAGAGAAAGCAATCAACTTTGATTTGTCTGGGTTTGAAACTGTAGAAGCGAATGCAAAAGCAACCCCTTATGTGACATCAAATACAGAAAATTTAGCCCAAAAGTCAGATGTAATGATCTCAGGTAACGAGCTCTCAGCAGTTGTTCAGCCCCAATCAATTACGACATTTGTTGTATCTGGTGTATCAGGAGTGAATAAGGATCACGCGTTTTTGAATAATAACGAAACATACAAATTCATTAATAAAAATAGTGGGAAAGTGCTTGATATTGGACAAGATGGAAAATCCATTGTTCAAAAAACAAATATTCGTGATGAGGAAAGTCAAAACTTTAGTATCCAAAAAATAACGGATGGAAATAGTACACAAGAAATCTATAGAATTGTCAACATTGATAGTGGAAGTGTACTTAGTGATATTAATGGTTCCATTACTCTCCAAGACTATGAAAATAAGTCAAATCAAAAATGGATGCTATCAACCTATGGGAATGGAGAATACACATTTATAAATGTTCAAAGCAAAAACCTAATAGAAGTTGGGGGTGAATCAAAGGAGGAAGGAGCTAAAGTTGGCCTCTGGAAACCAACAGCAGGTAACCACCAGATTTGGAAACTAGTAAAAGCCGGAATTACCAAAGTAGAGCCAGTTGATGTCGTCGTTACAAAGAAAAAGACTGCACCAGAATTACCTGATGAGGTAACGACAATTTACGGAGATGGTGAAAAGGTTCAGAAAAAAGTAGTTTGGGATACAATCAATCCTGAATTATATGCAAATGAAAATATCTTTAAAGTTGAAGGCACTGTTGAGGGAACAACGATTAAGGCAGTAGCAACAATAACAGTAAGTAAAATTGAAAGTATTCAACCTATTAAAATAAAAACAACTCCAGGTAAAGCACCAGTTTTACCTAGTAAAGTAACAGCTAAACTAAAAAGTGGTACATTCGGAAAAGTACCTGTTGAATGGAATGAAATTGATCAAAATCAGTATGCGGATTTTGGCAAGTTTTCAGTGAAAGGATCAATATCGAAAAGTCCAGTTAAAGCAATTGCCAATATCCAGGTTACACAACCCGCTCTAGAAAATTTAGCTGTAAAGCCTTCTAGTTCAGAAAATGAGTATCCGAAAGTGAGCGCTTCCTTTACTGGTCAATGGGATAGCACGAGTAATGTCAACGATGGAATTATCTCTAGTGCAAGATGGACGAACTGGGATCCAAATAGCTGGAGAGAAGAAGATTGGGTTGCTATTGAATTCGACAAAGCGGAAACAGTATCACAAGTGAAATTTCACTTCTATGATGACAATGGTGGCACAAGACCTGCAGACTCTTTACGACTTGAATATTTGGATGGAACAGAGTGGAAAGAAATCGAAGGGACACAAACAGATGTTCAAGACAAGGAGCTAACAATTGACTTTATCCAAATTGAAACAAAACATATTCGTGCTGTAATGAAGGCCAAAGAAGGTGCTTGTATAGCCATTTCAGAAATGGAGGTATTGGGGATTGGTGAAAACCAAATTCCAGGACAAGGTAGTGATGCAACATTAGAATCTATTATCATTAATGGGAAGCAAGTAAAAGAATTTGATAAGGATACCTATAATTATCATGTTGAGATAACGAAGAACCAGCAAGAAATCCCGACTATTGAGACAGTTACAAATGATTTATTTGCGACCTATCAAATTGAAACACCATCTTCGTTAAATGGTGAGGCTATAATTACGGTTAACTCAGAAGATGGGAAGAATCATGCAAAATATACAGTTACATTTAGTGAGAAAAATTAG
- a CDS encoding Yip1 family protein — MKEKKNQLKKPVLIGMILNPNEQFKRIQIHPIIWYPLIILSLISMVVTILVAINIDYIPSFGMTEKDIKVAKMVGTIVGALGTLIGLPVGYVLYAVILWGIAKKAKSTVTFKQMFSLIIFISFIRVIGQSINQMILVAINGDQDHLLTSLNYFVGANGVLGEILGVIELFSIWYYILLSIGLIKIAKLSNRMSISISIIFFCLLLILTSVQGAMEEYHFEHIIGGE; from the coding sequence ATGAAGGAGAAAAAAAATCAATTAAAAAAGCCAGTACTTATTGGAATGATCTTAAATCCTAATGAACAGTTCAAACGAATTCAAATCCATCCAATAATTTGGTACCCATTAATTATTCTCTCTTTGATTTCAATGGTTGTAACAATTCTTGTAGCAATAAATATTGATTATATTCCTAGTTTCGGTATGACTGAGAAAGATATAAAAGTAGCCAAAATGGTAGGAACGATTGTTGGAGCATTAGGTACCTTAATCGGTCTTCCAGTTGGTTATGTTTTATATGCTGTCATTTTATGGGGGATTGCAAAAAAGGCGAAATCAACTGTTACATTTAAACAAATGTTCTCATTAATCATTTTTATAAGTTTTATTCGTGTGATAGGACAGAGCATTAACCAAATGATTCTTGTAGCGATCAATGGAGATCAAGACCATTTACTGACAAGTTTAAATTATTTTGTTGGAGCAAATGGTGTATTAGGCGAGATATTAGGAGTAATAGAATTGTTCAGTATTTGGTATTATATTCTACTCTCAATAGGTCTTATAAAAATAGCTAAGCTATCTAATAGAATGTCTATTTCAATTTCTATTATTTTCTTTTGTTTACTCCTTATTCTCACTTCAGTACAGGGGGCTATGGAAGAGTATCATTTTGAACACATTATAGGTGGAGAGTAA